ACGAACTGGGCGTAACTCAAGGAATAGACATTCGCGGTGCTGTCAATACCTGAGAAATCGTAGTTGCATTCGCGCGCAGCCTTTGCGACATCCTGTGCCAAGAAACCGGAGATGCGTTTCTTCTCAATATCATACTTCCCTCGCCATTCAGCAGTATCAACCACACCCATTAATTGATTGAGCGCCTTTGTATCCCAATTGAAACTCACCGGTTTAAGCCGCATAATAAAATCAAGACCAGGAATATTTTCGCGCACATCGGTTTTTGTCCTTGCGTCCGAATAGGTGCTCCAGGTAACCTGCCCGCCGATCCAGGTAATTGATGTATTCCCGATATGCACCCGGTTACTCGCGGTGGGGTCTGCCAAATAGCCCAGAGCCACAGTGTTATCACTATTGCCATTTGTCGCAGTATAACTGCCCACTGCAGTATTATAAGAACCGGTCGTGTTGGAAGAAAGCGCATAGTATCCGATTGCAGTGTTATAGCCGCCAGTGGTATTGGAATAAAGCGCATTACTGCCGATAGCAGTGTTAAAATGGCTGGTGTTGTAGAAAAGTGCCAGATGTCCGATAGCAGTGTTATTAGTGCCGGTAGTATTGGAATAAAGTGCCTGGTATCCGCTGG
This window of the candidate division WOR-3 bacterium genome carries:
- a CDS encoding tail fiber domain-containing protein, producing the protein GTQALYSNTGGSDNTASGYYALYSNTTGNYNTAIGSQALYLNTTAGHNIAIGERALYNQSYYNAGTPWNSFNIALGDSALFSNQPTSTSNGIYNTALGHRALRYNTTGTYNTASGYQALFSNTIGWDNTASGYQALYSNTTGYLNTASGYQALYSNTTGTNNTAIGHLALFYNTSHFNTAIGSNALYSNTTGGYNTAIGYYALSSNTTGSYNTAVGSYTATNGNSDNTVALGYLADPTASNRVHIGNTSITWIGGQVTWSTYSDARTKTDVRENIPGLDFIMRLKPVSFNWDTKALNQLMGVVDTAEWRGKYDIEKKRISGFLAQDVAKAARECNYDFSGIDSTANVYSLSYAQFVVPLVKAMQEQQAQIEKQQAEIEELKAQLKILQERMGK